A section of the Roseomonas marmotae genome encodes:
- a CDS encoding aspartyl/asparaginyl beta-hydroxylase domain-containing protein, with protein sequence MDIGVPLKDLGPIDVKGLLKLVEGLTEEDWTGNTFRQDAVAAGAHSATDNILMKTEWHPSASTSGLQHFEDLVCVWARAKGHDPQPFLPIAREDTDVWPVYTMPDWLRFQEVLAPVVEQAIAPLKTPRGVVTRLALVRLKAGGHIAPHIDGHAMAARAHRIHVSLSSTPSVEYKIDGRKFTMAMGHAYDFNNRVRHSVRNNGKRERVNLFVDYYPNPGLVFRNPMDVSAPLYAPPTPRIN encoded by the coding sequence ATGGATATCGGTGTACCGCTGAAGGATCTCGGGCCCATCGACGTGAAGGGCCTGCTGAAGCTTGTCGAGGGCCTGACGGAAGAGGACTGGACCGGCAATACCTTCCGCCAGGACGCGGTCGCGGCCGGCGCGCATTCGGCCACCGACAACATCCTGATGAAGACCGAGTGGCATCCCTCGGCCTCCACCAGCGGGCTGCAGCATTTCGAGGACCTGGTCTGTGTCTGGGCCCGGGCCAAGGGACACGACCCCCAGCCCTTCCTGCCGATCGCGCGGGAGGATACGGATGTCTGGCCGGTCTACACCATGCCGGACTGGCTGCGCTTCCAGGAGGTGCTGGCCCCGGTGGTGGAGCAGGCCATCGCGCCGCTGAAGACCCCGCGCGGCGTGGTCACCCGGCTGGCGCTGGTGCGGCTGAAGGCCGGCGGGCATATCGCGCCGCATATCGACGGCCATGCGATGGCGGCGCGCGCGCACCGCATCCATGTCTCGCTCTCCAGCACGCCCTCGGTCGAGTACAAGATCGACGGCCGCAAGTTCACGATGGCCATGGGCCATGCCTATGACTTCAACAACCGCGTGCGCCATTCCGTGCGGAACAACGGCAAGCGGGAGCGCGTGAACCTCTTCGTGGACTACTACCCCAATCCCGGGCTGGTCTTCCGCAACCCGATGGATGTCTCGGCCCCGCTCTACGCGCCGCCGACGCCGCGCATCAACTGA
- a CDS encoding aldose 1-epimerase family protein: protein MSERHSIGAAGIAATIRPEGADLTSLRDAGGEELLWQAGPEWPRHAPVLFPVVGRLAGDTLRHEGREYRMTQHGFARDSLFEWAERTESRAVLRLADSEATRAAYPFPFLLEMIYAAEERTLSVTTRVHNPGRAVLPCGVGAHPAFRWPLAGGVAKEAHFLSFAVQEGGPALAVEGALLGAEKPLPFDGRTLPLSPGLFAQDALVMPGVTSRSLRFIAPGPAGKVARAITVSWEGYKDLGIWSKPGGAPFLCIEPWFSMASPVGWDGEFLHKPGILLLPPGESRDFIWRVTV, encoded by the coding sequence ATGAGCGAGCGGCACAGCATCGGCGCGGCGGGCATCGCCGCCACCATCAGGCCGGAGGGCGCGGATCTGACCAGCCTGCGCGATGCCGGGGGCGAGGAGCTGCTCTGGCAGGCCGGGCCGGAATGGCCCCGCCATGCCCCCGTGCTCTTCCCCGTGGTGGGGCGGCTGGCGGGCGACACCCTGCGGCATGAGGGGCGCGAATACCGCATGACGCAGCACGGCTTCGCGCGGGACAGCCTCTTCGAATGGGCCGAGCGCACGGAAAGCCGCGCCGTCCTGCGCCTGGCGGACAGCGAGGCGACGCGCGCCGCCTATCCCTTCCCCTTCCTGCTGGAGATGATCTACGCGGCGGAGGAGCGGACCCTCTCCGTCACCACCCGCGTCCATAATCCCGGCCGCGCCGTGCTGCCCTGCGGCGTCGGCGCGCATCCCGCCTTCCGCTGGCCGCTGGCCGGGGGCGTGGCGAAGGAGGCGCATTTCCTCTCCTTCGCCGTGCAGGAAGGCGGGCCGGCCCTGGCGGTGGAGGGCGCGCTGCTGGGGGCGGAGAAGCCCCTGCCCTTCGATGGCCGCACCCTGCCGCTCTCCCCCGGCCTCTTCGCGCAGGACGCGCTGGTGATGCCGGGGGTGACCAGCCGCTCCCTGCGCTTCATCGCGCCGGGGCCGGCGGGCAAGGTGGCGCGCGCCATCACCGTCTCCTGGGAAGGCTACAAGGACCTGGGCATCTGGTCGAAGCCGGGGGGCGCGCCCTTCCTCTGCATCGAGCCCTGGTTCAGCATGGCGAGCCCGGTGGGCTGGGACGGCGAGTTCCTGCACAAGCCCGGCATCCTGCTGCTGCCGCCGGGGGAGAGCCGCGACTTCATCTGGCGCGTCACGGTCTGA
- a CDS encoding GNAT family N-acetyltransferase has translation MPYQTPEVATLEHASHTAVPAARTGFDGPFLVRAFLGGTGRANAASALSAAPDPELAARIPRIEAAYARHGLAARFRSTPLDPPGLEDLLLARGYGRDKDSLVMAGPGVFAATDPAVEALTAPDEAWLSVIATAEYQTPARREEKMRAPGLMLAPAAWMLLRLGGRPAAAAQVTADGALAGLFDVAVHPDFRRRGLGRRVLGAAMAWAAERGAETAWLQVSAANAPAIALYGDLGLREVYRYRYFLRR, from the coding sequence ATGCCCTATCAAACGCCGGAAGTCGCCACTCTGGAACACGCATCCCATACCGCGGTGCCGGCGGCGCGCACGGGCTTCGACGGGCCCTTCCTGGTGCGCGCCTTCCTCGGCGGCACCGGCCGGGCCAATGCCGCCAGCGCCCTCTCCGCCGCGCCGGACCCGGAGCTCGCCGCGCGTATCCCGCGCATCGAGGCCGCCTATGCCCGGCACGGCCTGGCCGCCCGCTTCCGCTCCACGCCGCTGGACCCGCCGGGGCTGGAGGATCTGCTGCTGGCACGCGGCTATGGGCGGGACAAGGATTCGCTGGTGATGGCCGGCCCCGGCGTTTTCGCCGCCACCGACCCGGCGGTGGAGGCCCTGACGGCGCCGGACGAGGCCTGGCTCTCCGTCATCGCCACCGCCGAGTATCAGACCCCCGCCCGGCGGGAGGAGAAGATGCGCGCCCCCGGCCTGATGCTGGCCCCTGCCGCCTGGATGCTGCTGCGCCTCGGCGGCCGCCCGGCCGCCGCCGCGCAGGTGACGGCGGATGGCGCGCTGGCCGGGCTGTTCGACGTGGCGGTGCATCCGGATTTCCGCAGGCGGGGGCTGGGCCGCCGGGTGCTGGGCGCCGCCATGGCCTGGGCGGCGGAGCGGGGGGCGGAAACCGCCTGGCTGCAGGTCTCGGCGGCGAACGCGCCGGCCATCGCCCTGTATGGCGATCTGGGCCTGCGAGAAGTTTACCGTTACCGTTACTTCCTGCGCAGGTGA